The DNA region ATGACATTTTCTTGTAAATGTCTTAAAGCCAGGGCACAAGTAGCACAAACctaattttatattgatgaCTCTAGTGcattatattaaaagttaatCTTTCCATGTCAATTATTAGGTAGACACTTTcggaaattttttaattcatttagaaAATCCTAATATGAATGAATTTAATCAACAATATTATGTTTGTACTTGTGCAGGAAGACATGCATGAAAATGTGTTAACTCCAAAGCTAGTCACTTGGATGAAACAGATCAATGAACGGGTGGTACAGATTAGCCTGACCAATTTCATATATTGGAATGCTCATACCTTTGCTCTAACTGAATCAGGGAAGCTGTATGCCTTTGGGGCTGGGGACAAAGGACAACTAGGTGTAGAGCTTGGTGCCCACCAGACTGAAAAAGGAAAGCCAGAGCGGGTTGATATTGATCTGGGTTAACTATGTGCTGGTGCACACCAATTATTTTCACCATGTCATCCTTTAATTTATGCTTACCATGCATAAGCATTTAGTGTTTTAGTCCtttgtttattttgtaaatagaattaaaaaatgcATCGATAAGGTCCAAGCTAGGCAACAGATAACAATGGCCTCACCTACTGCTACTACTTGTGCGGTTGTTGATATCAATCTTAGGCTTCAACTAGATCATCATAGTTGAAAATGGTGAAGGTTCATATACAGTTTAGTTGtcttgacttttgaatttggctATCCTAGGATCATTTGCTTTGATAAAGTTGGTGAATTTCATTAAATTACCGTTCGCTCGATCACCATTTCTTGATTTTAATAATTGGATTTATCTCATCTAAAGCCAAGGCCTTACACTAGTGTACGAATGCAGAAAATAAAGCAAAGTATTGAAGTAATAGAAATGAGACTAAGAAAGTTATGAGGTACAATCTAAATTTTTTGAAGAGTTTTACCAACACCTTAGGACGAAGAATGCAGaatgtaaaatatataagtttgttaaaaatagaaaaatgaaaacaagagaTCTGAATCAAGTAAGATTAAggtgaaaaagaaattattttggtTATAGATTAAGATATTGAAGATAGATGAGAGAATTGTTTTTATAAAGTTTTGAATGACAGACAAGAATCGACTTATAATATGGAGGGAATAAAAATGTAAGAAGACGAACAAAATTTGGTTTACAATCAAATATAGAATTCATgttagagagataaaaaaacaattcttAGGACATAGGAGGATGAATAATGTTaaatttgtttgtcttgatAATCTTATTGAAATTTGTGCCTCCTTAAGTGGAGGAGGAACACTTTTCTTCCTATATTTAAAAACGATATTGGAGATGTTTAACATTGTGCATATTaggaaaaaacaaattatgagtcgcattatgaaattttgaagaaaaaaaataggtagCTATGCATAGATTAAAAAAGAGACTAGAATTACAGAGAATTAATTTGAAGGAGACTTGCATCTAAGGATAGAAAGGTTTATGATAGAAGTCACTTATATTTTATGGGGGCTGATGGAAATGTATTAAAGGAGACTTGCATCTAAGGATGTCTTGTGAAAGACTTTAAGAAAGGTGTTCATGTAacgtatatttattatttaagctACACAAGACATTTATGATAGAATAATTACTAATGTGAGAATTTTTAGAGGTAAGACTAAGGACTTCTCCAGAAGGATAAGATTACATTATAGCTCAAAGACTTGAgtctttaattaattgtttaatttaattttggatgTACTTACCAACAAGTTCACAATACTATCACTAATTGCATAATTTTTGTAGATTATGTTGTTTTGATTGAAGAATTAAGGGAAAAGGTTGATGGTCAACTTGAAATTTGGAGACTGCTAAGGATTTTCACTTACGTTGGAGTAACTAATGCTGTTTACGTATTTATGAATTATGTAACgattaaacatatatttttcttgCATATTAGTTTGTAAATAATTTGTTGTGAATTATGGAATTACTTGTGAAATAGATTTATATGATTATTAGTTTATATGGtgtgtttttaaaaaagttacaatttatcaaacaaatatacatgGAGTGAATTTACAAATTTATCGACACACTTTCGTACGAAGGAAAATTCTGTTATTTAATACATGGAGTGaagtaaaatcaaaattttgtgGTTATTAATCGTTTTCCTCGTGCGGTGTGTgtcaatcagaaaaaaaaaaggttaaaattgTTATATACAAGTAATATATCcctatataaattttgttattagtctattattttaattctctttcttattataaattagaattcTTACTCGATcttaaataaaagcatttgtCAAAGTTATTTACTTCCTGATTAAACCTCGTGACTTTTCTAACAtggaatattttatttgaatttgaatttgaataaattatatcaaaGGGAAGAATATTTcttagataaattttaaaattattataatcttaatttttttttttaaaaaaatttaacatattatatctataaatattaaatttcttgATTCAAATAATtcatttctataatttttattttcatcttaagaagaatttatataattagaatgaACAAATAATGTAAAGAGCAGTTTTTTTTTCagagttatttaattataaattattatatattacaaGGATGGttgaattttgtaataattatttttaaaaacatttttatttttaattcattcacaAGGTAAAAGAAATCTTTTCATGTTATAGtgtatagaaattaattaaattctttttaaaatattatctctttaattaattcccatctaacagaaaaataaaaacatttactatttactatttaatattaaaatattgattatttttaattaatagaatTTACTTAAATTCAAAAGCTATTTATACACCCCAGGAAAAACTTGCTAATTTTATGAACGGCCAGCAAGGATGTCCCCTATATTCTTTGCCATTATTGTTGCAAACCCGCATACAAAGAGAATAAGGATTTATTTAGCACACCATAAATATAGTACAACCTTAACAAATCCAACAACGttgtttaatttgttgtttCCCTCTTCCATGCAGATATATACCTTAAATAGCGAAAAACGTAACTAACGGCTTCCCTCACACATCGCAACCTACGTagcctataatatatatatgaagcCTCTCCTTACGACCTTTGTGCAACCACAATATATTCCTTGCATTGCAGAGTTTCTCTAATATTTCCCCTTCCTTAGAGAAAAACTGCACAACAGAAagcatcaaataaataaataatctttaaaaatGGCACGTGCAAGCCGTGTTGTGGTTCTTGCCCTGGTGATGTTCGCCATGATTGGGTTGGCCTGTGCTGCACCCGCACCAGAGGCCTCTGACGATGACTATGAAGGCGATGATTACTCCATCGGAGCCCTGACCAGCGGCGCGGCTTCTTCACCCAACGGTGTCGCCGCTGCACCCATTGGTGGACCCGTGCCTCCCGGTGCTTTCGACAATGCTAAGGGTGGTTTAGCTCCCAGCGCCGCCTCTTCCTCCCTCGCTCACTTCTCCACCGTCGCCGGAGCTGCCTCTGCTGCTCTTGCCGGCTTCTTCTACTTCTGAGTTTCAGAATATATGCATGCAAATATACACAAGAATTAATATTACAATGTTATTCCACATCTTGAGTACCCATATCCACTGAACTGATGTCAAATTATTTcagtttataaattaaaattttttaatttaaatatttagtattcataaatattttttttccagtcATATACGGACTTATCTGGCTTGAAAAGGATAAACTAAAAAAAGTCTAAAATATAtgtgatgtaaaaaaaatatcaaaatgttaCCGAAAGATTTACAGTTATTTCTTGTGATAAAGAAGACGGGAAATAGCCTTGAGTAGTTATGCTAACCTATCACTTCATTATACTTGATTTATTACATATCACTTATCAGTTATCACTTTATTGAACTTCTCGTATAATGAATGGCTTTACACCTGATTATTTTATGACTTTTAATAAGATTTAGTGTTTAGAGTTATTTCTCAAATGCATCTCTAACTTCTTTTTTATGTAcatctctactttttttttttctcaacgaaagaaagagtatatatatatatatatattctgaaatgaaaatatattgcgTTGTAAAGAGACATTGAAGTGTCTCCCTATAACAGATTTCTagaaaatattatcataaagTATTTGAATTAGctgattttgataaataatttagtgGTAttctgagagaaaaaaaattaaaatgattattttttataactatttctCATCGATGAAAAAGAACTATTAGTacaacttaatatattttttttattagatatcaTTGTATGCACGTGAATTAATTGTTCCAAGGAAAACACACCTTACATATCAAGATATTTGAAGtcaatttctattcaaattatagatcttttttttttaaaaaaaaaaaaagaagacctGCATGATaaatttggtttattttacccaatttttttttcttataaatacttAAGAAATTCATTCGACTCTGTctagaaattattatttgaatttaaatgggATCATTTTTACCAGAACCGAAAAGAGCAAGAGGCCTTGAGCCACTTTCACCAACAGGTCAATGTGCTACCAGAAAGAAAATagcttattattaatttattatattaaaaatgttgGTTGAATGATTTCAAATTACCTGAAGTACATCACAAATCACTAAATAGTTCACGTggcaacaaaaatatttctggCTCTGATCATCAGTAAACAATATACTATTGTACATTATGTTCCCAAAAATGCCAAACTATATGACGTAAACGCAAATCTAACCTTCACTGGTGCTTATTACAATTCAATCAAAATGAATTTAACTTACTATATACCTAGAAAAGTACTTCATGGAATTATCAGTCCCATCAATGAATGACAAATAATGTAGAACTTCATCGAACACTTAAGCTGAATACCAGAAGTTGCAATTCAGTTCAGCCAGCTTTGTCAAAGATCAATTTTCTATCTAACCATTAAGTACCGTCTGGACCTGCTGGCAACTGTATTAACCGTGTGAAACTGACTGCCTAGGGAGATTGCCCGGATAAAAACAAAATGCATATTTTCacttaatatacatattttacacTCACTTCCGCCACCCTCTGAATTTAGGTGGGAAGAAAGACCAAGAAGTGAATTAAGGATAACGATAACCAGCCAGACATTCATTCAACAGTCTTATCAAATAACTGCATCGATAATCAACTAATTTGTCGTTGATTTAATACATTCCCTTGAAAACAGGATTTGTCCGGCAAATGCTTGCTCCATACTCCTCATATTCTGCCTTTGTATGACAAGCCTGCACATTAGACCAGAAATTTTAAAACTTGCATCGAGATTTATTGGAAGGATtaaagaaacattaagaaattaTGGGCACTCCCAAGGAGAATGACATTATCACAAGAGAACACATTGCAGTCCACGGAGAATGACATTATCATATGGCAAAGGGTATAGAAATCCTGGTTATTAATGCCACATAAAGAGGCATTGACAACCAACTACAGACATCACACTGACAAACAGCCTGCATGGGCAGCCGGGGCTGTGGAGCGAGGTGGGATGTTAAGATCAAATTGTAAGGTATGGAACTTGAGTCCCACATTGGAAGCACTGAACCTCTTAACACCCTCCTACcccgaaaaaaaaattgtcagaaATGCATACCGTAAAAAATTCAGGTGTTGATGCAAGCACTGATCCTCCAAACCAAACTGCAAATCTCTGGATTGGATTGCTGAGTACATTTACCTCCACTGGCTGCGACTGCAGACtccaaatataaaaaagtaaatgccAGGCCAAAGCAATAAATATATAGCAGTCTGCCCTTCCATAAAACCAACTAACAACCAACACATCACTATTTTCAtcggaaaataattaaatgacaaggatttatgtaattatttaatacaACATAATGATGTATTGGTTGTTGATTGGTTTAGTCCGTACAGCTAGTGCAAGCAAGGTTTATATGAATGATAAAGAATTTCTCATCTGTCTGTGTGCGAGGAAGAGAATCATCAATCTAAATATTGTCTAAAGGTAACTATTGACTCTTACTTTTATCTCCCCATTCAAGCGTGATTCAGATAAAAGTACACGAGCatccactattttttttagatcaCGTTGCAACCTCCTGTGAAAATCCTTGAACATGGTTGAACCTCCAGACAACACTACATTCTGAagtaaaaaagacaaaataggAAAGAGGAGAAGAATTCAATCATTAAGAACATGTAAACTAAAGGGCTTGAAATTCATATGATCAGAAATTAAATATCATGGCTGGGCTGACATTTCATACTATTGTATTCCATCTGGCCCAACAAAAAATGCCCCAAGCTTAACATTGAGCCTAAGAAAATCactaattttatgataaaaagtggttaactaaaatttaaaagcacTCTTGGGGATTTTTTATATACATCTCAATATGTAAAGGTACTTCACCTTGTATAATGATCTCCTTGTGTCAATTGGCGCAGACTGAATACACTTGTCTATTACAACTGGCAAAGGGGTGGTAAAGTCACTGCCATATATCTCGGGATTAAAGAAAATCTGCAGAAATCATGGGGAAAACACACATATATGTTAATTTGACAAGTCCTGTTAATATAATGACCCAAACTGAACCCATGGATTAGCTCCACTATTAGACCAAGGCACTACTACATTTTCATAAATTCTCCAGTAGTTTAGGTAACAAACTCGAGTGGAACTAAAAGCTATATATAGACAAGCGATGTCAAGACTCTTAGAGATAGAGACTACTTGATCAGTTCATCCCAGATTCAAACCCTAACCAGTCTACATTGCTTGCACTTAAGCCTCCCATGCCCCTTCCCACGCTAGTTCTTCgacctcttttatttttttgccacTTTTCTGGAAGTCAGGAGTTAATCgagtatatatttaaataattcattaGTTCATGAGATAGGTTCAGGTATTCACAAGGGAAAAATCATACTAAAAATAGGTATAAAACAAGTAGACACAAATATCTAAAATCCAGAGCCCCCCTAAGGGGGATTCAGGTATCCATAATAGAGAAAATATAAGGAGCAGCCATAGACCAAACCTCAGGGCCTAGAAATCGTTCATAGCCAATATCACAGGAATATGGTGCCCCTGTCCTTGGTTTAATGCCTCTCCAATGCTTGATATACTTGGCTGGTTCTTTGTCATGCTTGTTAAATTCCTGAGAGAAAATGAGCCATTGTTACGTAGGAAAACTAACAAGTTCAAAAGATAACTTTCGTTACATCCCttgattcacaaaaaaaaaaaaaaagcaaattaaaTTAGTGAGAATTGATTGACACTCGACTTGCTAATGGCAGAGGCAACAAAACTATTGGCAGAGAAACACCACAAACTTCTCAAATGATTCTGTCAAAGAAGTAAGTATTGAACTAAAGACAACCTTCACAATGTCAGAGCAGGTGTAGCAATACATTTCCTTCACTTTCCGTGCCACTTCAAAAGAGTCCTCTAGTGGTACATTCTCTCCTCTTTCCTGCATGAAGCGATGTCAACACAAGACAGTTCATGAATCTGACTTTAGCAAAATGCAGACTGACAATTGGATATGGATTAATGCAATCTCAGTCAGTTCAACAAAAATTTATAGCCAAGTACACAAATAAGTTTCATACTCAATCATGAAATAAGTAAATTTCACTTCTATTTATTAACTACTAAAAACGTAACAATAATACTATCATAAGTTTATCACACTCTGTTCATTCATAAGTAGCATTTATAAATGATTGGTTTCACTAGCTGTGTAAATGGTAGTTTGTGAGATCCTTCAACATTAACAAGAAGAGGTTTACAGAAATTTACAGATATTTAAATATGGGAACAATAACAGCAcaataaacttttaatttatgCCACAAGGATTTCCTACCCGCATAAGCTGCTGTACAAAAAGAGTAATATCCTTTCCAgaaataggaattgatttgaTGCTACTACCAATAACATAGCCGTCCGCAACGGGTACAACATGAGCAGCCCCATCTCCAACATCGACTACAACTCCTGTCATCTCGCACTACAAAGAATTTCAGATCAGCCTTAAAggaaaatattcataaaataagccagatataataagaaaaaaaaaattgataactcCTATGGTACTGTTATCAAGTTCAAGTAAAATTATGCATAACC from Glycine soja cultivar W05 chromosome 8, ASM419377v2, whole genome shotgun sequence includes:
- the LOC114421820 gene encoding uncharacterized protein LOC114421820, with product MARASRVVVLALVMFAMIGLACAAPAPEASDDDYEGDDYSIGALTSGAASSPNGVAAAPIGGPVPPGAFDNAKGGLAPSAASSSLAHFSTVAGAASAALAGFFYF
- the LOC114421816 gene encoding actin-related protein 3-like, which encodes MDPSTSRPAVVIDNGSGYTKMGFAGNVEPCFIVPTVVAINESFLNQSRNSSKGNWVAQHNAGVMADLDFFIGDEALSKSRSSSTYNLNYPIQHGQVENWDAMERFWQQCIFNYLRCDPEDHYFLLTESPLTSPESREYTGEIMFETFNVPGLYIGVNSVLALAAGYTTSKCEMTGVVVDVGDGAAHVVPVADGYVIGSSIKSIPISGKDITLFVQQLMRERGENVPLEDSFEVARKVKEMYCYTCSDIVKEFNKHDKEPAKYIKHWRGIKPRTGAPYSCDIGYERFLGPEIFFNPEIYGSDFTTPLPVVIDKCIQSAPIDTRRSLYKNVVLSGGSTMFKDFHRRLQRDLKKIVDARVLLSESRLNGEIKSQPVEVNVLSNPIQRFAVWFGGSVLASTPEFFTACHTKAEYEEYGASICRTNPVFKGMY